CATGGCGCCTGCCTCGTCCAATCTCGTAGGCTTCTGGCCGATCGGCTTTACGACGGATGCTTACGAGAAAACGTTCGGCAATTCCAATTTCCTGAACTCGCTTGGCGTTTCGGTAATGAGAACCGTATTATCCACGGTAATCGGCATGGCTCTCTGCCTGATGACCGCTTATCCGCTGTCGAAGGAGGATCTTCATTTCCGGGGCCGCACGATGTATGTCTGGATCTTTGTCTTTACCATTTTGTTCAGCGGAGGCTTGATCCCAAGCTATATCCTGGTTCAAAAGATCGGACTGATGGATTCCATCTGGGCGTTAGTGCTGCCCGGCGCGGTGTCGGTATGGAACGTCATACTGATGCTGAACTTTTTCAGAGGCCTGCCGAAGGAGCTGGAGGAAGCGGCTTATCTGGACGGGGCGGGACAACTGAAGACGCTGGTGCTGGTATTTATACCGCTGTCGATGCCGTCCATCGCGACTTTGTCGCTGTTCACGATGGTTTATCAATGGAACTCCTGGTTCGACGGGATGATCTATATGCGGGATATCAAGGATTATCCGCTGGCGTCGCTCCTCCAGACGATTATCGTCCAGCAGGATTTCAGCAAGATCAACGTCGATCCGAAGCAGCTCGAGAACATTTCGCAGCGTACGGTACGGGCCGCGCAAATTTTTATCGGCGCGCTTCCGATTTTGCTCGTTTATCCGTTTCTGCAGCGGTTCTTTGTTAAAGGGATGGTCATCGGCGCGGTAAAAGAGTAGCGATAGGCAAAGGAGGGGCCGCTTGATGCGGCCCCGACCATGTAAACCATTGGGGAGGTAACTATGTTAAAGAAGAGATTATCGCAATTAACGGCCTGCAGTCTGCTGGCAGCCACTCTTAGCCCGCTTGTTGGAGGGACAGCGATTCATGCCTCGGAAGCGGCTGGGGCAACTTCGTTTAAGGATCTGGGGGGACATTGGGCGGAATCCGCCGTCAATCGCATGGTTTCGTTTGGTATTGTAAGCGGTTACGAAAATGGCGCGTTTAAGCCTGGCTCGCCAATC
This region of Paenibacillus sp. JDR-2 genomic DNA includes:
- a CDS encoding carbohydrate ABC transporter permease; the protein is MYHKTLGYKIFSIGNYVFLGLLSLLCILPIIHILAVSFSSMAPASSNLVGFWPIGFTTDAYEKTFGNSNFLNSLGVSVMRTVLSTVIGMALCLMTAYPLSKEDLHFRGRTMYVWIFVFTILFSGGLIPSYILVQKIGLMDSIWALVLPGAVSVWNVILMLNFFRGLPKELEEAAYLDGAGQLKTLVLVFIPLSMPSIATLSLFTMVYQWNSWFDGMIYMRDIKDYPLASLLQTIIVQQDFSKINVDPKQLENISQRTVRAAQIFIGALPILLVYPFLQRFFVKGMVIGAVKE